One window of Sulfurospirillum sp. 1612 genomic DNA carries:
- a CDS encoding lytic transglycosylase domain-containing protein, translating into MYRLLGICIAIPVLLFAKVPADVAAFETLPKSISKDYYIYRFLNENNVSSSDAQRLLEEAKVVNLKLFRSFAKRIDDPGFKKVAACLRYKTDTLLQKDNECIAIGLSVWDAMHLKKEKIKQLAHKLSAYKETHTILKILASEDVFKAALRDKKAFIKIFTSCGAKNRSKIFNRTLTPKELEALSQEKGFNSVIERIMTQRNLKKLQTSLLELPTHAHLNANAIFFLGLNALEHHKKELARTLFAEASQKYYYRFDKDKTLFWRYLATHESSYLDALMKSFDVNIYTIFAHEIRGKKFDNIKSPHIDADAKDYDIKNPFLWVNLLQEIKDKNATQLDHIAQQYKHKNTIGQYAFIKERAFGDKYNYFPMPFYQYLEQYDHHRIALILSIARQESRFIPASISTSYALGMMQFMPFLARATAKEQALKDFDIDAMFQPKIAYQFANHHLDYLSKHLSNPLFIAYAYNGGIGFVRRMLKTGNYFTKGAYEPYMSMELIPYAESRRYGKKVLANYIIYSQLLGEKITLQDSSHTFMAPNIKGSK; encoded by the coding sequence ATGTACCGTTTGTTGGGTATTTGTATCGCCATACCGGTACTTCTGTTTGCAAAAGTACCGGCTGATGTTGCGGCTTTTGAGACCTTGCCAAAAAGTATTTCTAAAGATTACTATATTTATAGATTTCTCAATGAAAACAATGTCTCAAGCTCGGATGCGCAACGATTATTAGAAGAGGCAAAAGTGGTCAATCTCAAACTCTTTCGTTCTTTTGCTAAACGAATAGATGACCCCGGCTTCAAAAAAGTAGCCGCATGCTTGCGCTACAAAACCGATACCCTGCTACAAAAAGATAATGAATGTATCGCCATCGGACTCAGTGTTTGGGATGCGATGCATCTAAAAAAAGAAAAAATCAAACAATTAGCACACAAACTCAGCGCCTATAAAGAGACTCATACCATCTTGAAAATTCTCGCATCTGAGGATGTTTTTAAAGCTGCTTTGCGCGACAAAAAAGCTTTTATCAAAATTTTTACCTCATGTGGGGCAAAAAATCGTAGTAAAATTTTCAATCGCACACTCACACCAAAAGAGTTAGAAGCCTTAAGTCAAGAAAAAGGTTTCAACAGCGTCATTGAACGTATCATGACACAAAGAAATCTCAAAAAATTACAAACTTCTCTCCTGGAGTTGCCCACCCATGCACATCTCAATGCGAATGCGATATTTTTCTTGGGTCTTAACGCACTCGAACATCACAAAAAGGAGTTGGCACGCACTTTATTTGCTGAGGCCTCCCAAAAATATTATTATCGCTTTGACAAAGATAAAACACTATTTTGGCGTTATTTGGCTACCCATGAGTCTTCGTATTTAGATGCACTCATGAAGAGTTTTGATGTCAATATCTATACTATCTTTGCCCATGAAATCCGTGGCAAAAAATTTGATAATATCAAATCGCCACATATTGATGCCGATGCAAAAGATTATGATATCAAAAATCCTTTTTTATGGGTGAATCTTTTGCAAGAGATTAAAGACAAAAATGCAACACAATTAGACCACATCGCGCAACAATACAAACATAAGAACACCATCGGTCAGTATGCATTCATAAAAGAGCGTGCCTTTGGAGATAAATACAACTATTTTCCTATGCCCTTTTATCAATATTTAGAACAGTACGACCATCATCGTATCGCGCTAATATTGTCAATTGCAAGGCAAGAAAGTCGCTTTATTCCCGCTTCAATATCGACATCTTATGCGCTTGGAATGATGCAGTTTATGCCTTTTTTAGCACGAGCAACAGCCAAAGAACAGGCACTAAAAGATTTTGACATTGATGCAATGTTTCAACCTAAAATCGCATATCAATTTGCCAATCACCACTTAGATTATCTGAGCAAACACTTATCCAATCCTCTTTTTATCGCCTATGCTTACAATGGGGGTATTGGTTTTGTTAGAAGAATGCTAAAAACAGGCAATTACTTCACAAAAGGTGCGTATGAACCCTACATGAGTATGGAGCTCATTCCGTATGCTGAAAGCCGAAGATATGGGAAAAAAGTCTTGGCAAACTATATCATATATTCTCAACTTTTAGGAGAAAAAATAACACTACAAGATTCTTCTCATACCTTCATGGCACCCAATATAAAAGGCTCAAAATAG
- a CDS encoding glutamate--tRNA ligase family protein translates to MFRFALFPTGDIGLENLQVAIINALCARQREDKFIIRVETLEGNKDMAEKDAQILDILKICGITYDALYYQHDNFKYHLQFASKLLDEKKAFICFCTPEEIKKKQQLATEASKTYQYDGTCEHLSSETILNSTQPFVIRLKKPLHDIRVQESSNGVFSFEKERIDRFVIMTEEKYPTYDFACAIDDMIQGVSHIIQESAHRLDAPKHEHIRQTLGYRVPITYTHLPRICHHDGEAMNQHDPINSVRWLLDHGYLPEAIVNYLIVLCYDTPQEIFTLKEAATWFDIDKISQTDAIFDIKTLESINQAHIANKKS, encoded by the coding sequence ATGTTTAGATTTGCACTCTTTCCAACTGGTGACATAGGTCTTGAAAACCTTCAAGTTGCTATTATAAATGCACTATGCGCCCGACAACGTGAGGACAAATTTATCATCAGAGTGGAAACCCTCGAAGGGAACAAAGATATGGCAGAAAAAGATGCCCAGATTTTGGACATACTAAAAATCTGCGGTATCACTTATGATGCCCTCTACTATCAACATGACAATTTCAAATATCATCTCCAATTTGCCTCAAAATTGCTAGATGAAAAAAAAGCATTTATCTGTTTTTGTACACCAGAAGAGATCAAAAAGAAACAACAATTGGCAACAGAGGCCTCAAAGACTTATCAATATGATGGAACCTGTGAACATTTGAGCTCTGAGACGATTTTAAACAGTACCCAGCCCTTTGTTATCAGACTCAAAAAACCGCTTCATGATATTAGAGTACAAGAGAGTAGTAATGGCGTATTTTCCTTTGAAAAAGAACGCATTGATCGCTTTGTTATCATGACAGAAGAGAAATATCCTACGTATGATTTTGCCTGTGCGATTGATGATATGATTCAAGGGGTCAGCCATATTATCCAAGAAAGTGCGCATCGTCTTGATGCTCCAAAACATGAACATATCAGACAAACACTGGGATATCGTGTACCCATCACATATACCCATTTGCCGCGTATTTGCCATCATGATGGCGAGGCAATGAATCAACACGACCCCATCAATAGTGTGCGATGGCTTTTGGATCACGGCTATCTTCCTGAGGCCATTGTCAATTATCTGATTGTTTTGTGCTATGACACCCCTCAGGAAATTTTCACACTCAAGGAGGCCGCAACGTGGTTTGATATCGATAAAATCTCTCAAACTGATGCTATTTTCGATATTAAGACCTTAGAGAGTATCAACCAAGCACATATCGCAAATAAAAAAAGTTAG
- the ybeY gene encoding rRNA maturation RNase YbeY produces the protein MMETIAQSLSDKDIELMIVGDDEMKLLNKQTRGLDQSTDVLSFPLEPMEHVPLGSIIINEKKVKEVALALGHQEQEEVTLLFIHGLLHLVGYDHETDDGAMREKEKEIITAYHLPKSLIVRTEG, from the coding sequence ATGATGGAAACAATCGCACAATCATTGAGTGATAAAGATATCGAGCTGATGATTGTCGGTGATGATGAGATGAAACTCCTCAACAAACAAACACGCGGTCTCGACCAGAGTACGGATGTACTCAGTTTTCCACTTGAACCCATGGAGCATGTCCCACTAGGAAGTATCATTATTAATGAAAAAAAAGTCAAAGAGGTCGCTCTAGCACTAGGGCACCAAGAACAAGAAGAAGTCACACTGCTATTTATACACGGCTTGTTACATCTTGTTGGTTATGATCATGAAACCGATGATGGGGCGATGCGGGAAAAAGAAAAAGAAATTATTACGGCCTATCACCTTCCCAAAAGTTTAATCGTTAGAACCGAAGGATAA
- a CDS encoding OmpA family protein yields the protein MNLKQSKKEDVTNFWVSYADLMAGLLFVFILLIGAIVTKSIILKHHLLSSESSVEKTKSALQLKNDEIQELKGLLFQKNTQLSSFSNKIVILQSIVNDVNASLLEKEKSLEDFKGKVLVLSNELNAKRNAITLKDEELLKLLTELGEKETRYDRLVAQMQSTKEKIKNLTGIRIKVISELKKILGKNIQINPKNGSLRFSSNILFDKGKSVLKESSKQELKKVFIEYVGALLNNPDIKGHIDKIIIEGHTDSDGGFLYNLELSQKRAYEVMNYLLSLDFVKKHNIKSLMIASGRSYLDPIYNKDGKEDKEASRRIEIKFSLKNQSAMKEIERILDAK from the coding sequence ATGAATTTAAAACAAAGCAAAAAAGAGGATGTGACAAATTTCTGGGTCTCTTATGCTGATTTGATGGCAGGATTGCTCTTTGTATTTATCCTGCTCATTGGAGCCATTGTCACTAAATCGATTATCTTAAAACACCACTTGCTTTCAAGTGAAAGCAGCGTGGAAAAAACCAAAAGTGCCCTACAACTCAAAAATGATGAGATTCAAGAACTCAAAGGATTACTGTTTCAAAAAAACACCCAATTGAGCTCTTTTAGCAATAAAATCGTCATCTTACAATCCATCGTCAATGATGTCAACGCATCCCTTTTGGAAAAAGAGAAAAGTCTGGAAGATTTCAAAGGCAAAGTACTCGTCCTATCCAATGAATTAAATGCAAAGCGCAATGCCATCACACTAAAAGATGAAGAATTACTCAAACTCCTCACCGAACTTGGAGAAAAAGAGACTCGATATGATCGTTTGGTAGCGCAAATGCAAAGTACTAAAGAGAAGATTAAGAATCTGACAGGGATTCGCATCAAAGTCATCAGCGAACTCAAAAAGATATTGGGTAAAAATATCCAAATCAATCCCAAAAACGGTTCGCTTAGATTCTCTTCTAATATTTTATTTGACAAAGGAAAATCCGTCCTCAAAGAGAGCTCCAAACAAGAACTCAAAAAAGTTTTCATCGAATATGTTGGCGCGCTATTAAACAATCCTGATATTAAAGGACATATTGACAAAATTATCATAGAAGGACACACCGATAGTGATGGTGGGTTTTTGTATAATTTAGAACTCTCTCAAAAACGAGCCTATGAAGTGATGAACTATCTTTTGAGTCTGGATTTTGTCAAAAAACACAATATCAAATCCTTGATGATTGCCAGTGGACGCTCTTATCTAGACCCAATTTATAACAAAGATGGCAAAGAAGACAAAGAAGCATCACGACGAATTGAGATAAAATTTTCGCTCAAAAACCAAAGCGCGATGAAAGAAATCGAGAGAATTTTAGATGCAAAATGA
- a CDS encoding YggT family protein encodes MIVLSTLVEAVAQILHMVINIYIWVVIIAALITWVRPDPYNPIVQVLNRLTEPVYHYVRKYIPTVIGGIDLAPIIIILALQFLDLFAVKLLFNLANSVAG; translated from the coding sequence ATGATCGTATTATCAACCTTAGTAGAAGCAGTCGCACAAATACTGCATATGGTTATCAATATTTATATCTGGGTAGTCATCATAGCCGCTCTCATCACTTGGGTGCGACCTGATCCTTATAACCCAATTGTGCAAGTTTTAAATAGACTCACAGAGCCTGTTTATCATTACGTCAGAAAGTATATACCAACCGTAATCGGAGGGATTGATCTTGCACCTATAATCATTATTTTGGCATTGCAATTTTTAGATTTATTTGCCGTCAAACTTCTCTTTAATTTGGCCAATTCAGTTGCAGGCTAA
- a CDS encoding calcium/sodium antiporter has translation MEYIIFFIAMVSLIYGANLIIIQSEKIALYFNISSFVIGATLIGLGTSLPEMAASITATLNDKSDLAISNVLGSNTINISLILGTIFFLAHNVNPKRDIFRYDSAWILIPPIFFVVTSFDGVISRLDGIVLLFMMIAYLIFLKTDAKTFEDAIDTDIVKEKFDWLRSSLFLVLGFIFVILGAKYTITSASQIARDLGTSEWIIGLLLIAFGTSLPELVVSIMAIKKKNIDMAIGNIIGSNVANIAVVLGASAIVHPLYINILENSYDILCMFASAILLIFISANKFYNKSSAILLFSILLLMIAHSLNAFSV, from the coding sequence ATGGAATATATCATTTTCTTCATTGCGATGGTCTCCCTCATCTATGGAGCCAATCTTATTATTATCCAATCAGAAAAGATTGCACTCTACTTTAATATCTCCTCTTTTGTTATCGGAGCTACCTTAATCGGCTTGGGCACCAGTCTGCCCGAAATGGCCGCTTCCATCACTGCAACACTCAATGATAAATCAGATTTAGCGATTTCCAATGTTTTGGGTAGTAATACTATCAATATTTCATTGATTTTAGGAACCATATTTTTCCTCGCACACAATGTCAATCCAAAACGCGACATCTTCCGATATGACAGTGCTTGGATTCTCATTCCACCTATTTTCTTTGTGGTGACCTCATTTGATGGCGTCATCAGTCGTCTTGATGGTATTGTTTTGCTTTTCATGATGATTGCCTATCTCATCTTCCTAAAAACCGATGCCAAAACATTTGAAGATGCCATCGATACAGATATCGTCAAAGAAAAATTCGATTGGCTTCGTTCAAGTCTCTTTTTGGTTCTGGGTTTTATCTTTGTCATACTAGGTGCTAAATACACCATCACATCAGCCTCTCAAATTGCGAGAGATTTAGGAACAAGTGAATGGATTATCGGATTACTCTTGATAGCGTTTGGAACCAGCTTACCTGAACTTGTAGTGAGCATTATGGCCATTAAAAAGAAAAATATCGATATGGCAATCGGTAATATTATCGGAAGCAATGTCGCCAATATTGCCGTCGTTCTTGGAGCATCGGCTATCGTGCATCCTTTGTATATCAATATTCTAGAAAATAGTTATGATATCCTCTGTATGTTTGCATCGGCTATCTTGTTAATTTTCATATCTGCCAATAAA
- a CDS encoding cytochrome c3 family protein: MSDKMEKNAKRSIWAILILLGIGLVIGLCISYVAAVVVEKTAGEKFCTLCHTMQPMADAYNADVHGGKNSFGVKASCVDCHLPHDSLAAYLIEKARTGLHDVRVQTFSDVSKIDWQAKRKRAKEFVFDSGCMSCHANLRDATMSNPKGFIAHKEYFEKRTDKKCVECHENVGHHILGDYIKK, from the coding sequence ATGTCCGACAAAATGGAAAAAAACGCGAAACGATCTATTTGGGCAATCTTGATTCTTTTGGGAATCGGATTAGTGATAGGTCTGTGTATCTCTTATGTTGCTGCTGTGGTAGTGGAGAAAACTGCCGGTGAGAAGTTTTGTACACTTTGTCACACCATGCAACCAATGGCAGATGCATATAACGCCGATGTCCATGGGGGAAAAAACTCTTTCGGGGTGAAGGCTAGCTGTGTCGATTGTCACTTGCCTCACGATTCTCTTGCTGCTTATCTGATAGAAAAAGCACGAACCGGTTTGCATGATGTGAGAGTGCAGACCTTTTCTGATGTTTCTAAAATCGATTGGCAAGCAAAGCGAAAACGGGCAAAAGAATTTGTGTTTGACTCAGGATGTATGAGTTGTCACGCAAATTTAAGAGACGCTACGATGTCAAATCCAAAAGGGTTTATAGCACACAAAGAGTACTTTGAAAAAAGGACCGATAAAAAGTGTGTCGAGTGTCATGAGAATGTAGGTCACCATATTTTGGGTGATTACATTAAGAAATAA
- the metG gene encoding methionine--tRNA ligase, with protein MREKAYVTTPIYYVNDVPHIGHAYTTIIADTMARYYRLKGYETFFLTGTDEHGQKIEEAAKIRNRTPQDYADEISGKFRSLWDEFEISYDKFIRTTDEEHKIGVQKAFKTMYDNGDIYKGHYEGHYCVSCETFFTDTQLIDENLCPDCGKETRIVKEESYFFRLSNYQEKLLQWYEDDEKCVLPKGKKSEVISFVKQGLRDLSITRTSFDWGVKLPPEINDPKHVMYVWLDALLNYITALGYGTDQKNMTYWPATVQLVGKDILRFHAIYWPAFLLSLGLPLPKHIAAHGWWTRNGEKMSKSKGNVVNPKEVADAYGLENFRYFMLREVPFGQDGDFSQKALIDRINSDLSNELGNLLNRIIGMSGKYSAFGISSKNVWHYHEKEITNVMEHLRQAENNLNDLQTNRFLEELWKALTIANQSITIYEPWVKMKNGENDFALATVAMVANILAKVAILLHPVMPKTTHKIAEALHFSINHDAYVTFIENNGLLEDFTIQKVPPLFPKVEAELLKAPEPTPAKEAKKEEVKDTAISIDQFFETKLKVGTIIEAVAVPKSKKLLQLQVDLGEEKPRQIIAGIKEYYKPEDLINTQITVVANLKPAKILGLLSEGMLLAAKDANGLTLIRPETPKDNGSSVG; from the coding sequence ATGAGAGAAAAGGCTTATGTTACAACGCCAATATATTATGTGAATGATGTACCCCACATCGGTCATGCTTATACCACAATCATTGCTGATACTATGGCGCGCTACTACCGACTCAAAGGTTATGAAACATTTTTTTTAACAGGAACTGATGAGCACGGACAAAAAATCGAAGAAGCCGCAAAAATTAGAAACCGCACACCGCAAGATTATGCCGATGAAATCAGTGGCAAATTTAGAAGTTTGTGGGATGAATTTGAAATCAGCTATGATAAATTTATCAGGACAACGGATGAAGAACACAAAATCGGCGTCCAAAAAGCTTTTAAGACGATGTATGACAATGGCGATATTTATAAAGGGCATTATGAAGGACACTATTGTGTCAGTTGTGAAACTTTTTTTACAGATACGCAACTCATCGATGAAAATCTCTGCCCCGATTGTGGTAAAGAGACTCGAATCGTCAAAGAAGAGAGTTACTTTTTTAGACTCTCAAACTACCAAGAAAAACTTTTGCAATGGTATGAAGATGATGAAAAATGTGTCCTACCAAAAGGCAAAAAGAGCGAAGTGATCAGCTTTGTAAAACAAGGATTAAGAGATTTATCTATCACAAGAACGAGCTTTGATTGGGGTGTGAAACTGCCTCCTGAAATCAATGATCCAAAACATGTTATGTATGTCTGGTTGGATGCACTTTTAAACTATATCACAGCATTAGGTTATGGAACTGATCAAAAAAATATGACTTATTGGCCTGCCACTGTTCAACTAGTGGGAAAAGATATTTTACGTTTTCATGCGATCTACTGGCCTGCTTTCTTGCTCAGTCTAGGCTTGCCACTACCTAAACATATCGCCGCACACGGATGGTGGACTCGTAATGGTGAAAAAATGAGTAAATCAAAAGGCAATGTCGTCAATCCTAAAGAGGTCGCAGATGCTTATGGTTTAGAAAATTTTAGATATTTTATGCTCAGAGAAGTTCCTTTTGGACAAGATGGTGATTTTTCCCAAAAAGCTCTTATCGATCGTATCAATTCAGACCTGAGTAATGAACTGGGAAACTTATTGAACCGTATCATTGGTATGAGTGGTAAATACAGTGCCTTTGGCATCTCATCAAAAAATGTGTGGCACTATCATGAAAAAGAAATCACCAATGTCATGGAACATCTACGACAAGCTGAAAACAATCTCAATGATTTACAAACCAACCGTTTTTTAGAAGAGTTATGGAAAGCACTCACTATCGCCAACCAATCCATCACGATTTATGAGCCTTGGGTCAAAATGAAAAATGGCGAGAATGATTTTGCACTGGCCACCGTGGCAATGGTCGCTAATATTTTGGCAAAAGTCGCCATACTCTTGCATCCGGTTATGCCAAAAACGACCCATAAGATTGCTGAAGCCTTGCATTTTTCTATCAATCATGATGCGTATGTTACGTTTATTGAAAACAATGGTTTATTAGAAGATTTTACCATACAAAAAGTGCCACCATTGTTTCCTAAAGTAGAAGCAGAACTGTTAAAAGCTCCCGAACCTACCCCAGCAAAAGAAGCAAAAAAAGAAGAAGTAAAAGATACCGCCATTTCTATCGATCAATTTTTTGAAACAAAACTCAAAGTGGGAACCATTATTGAGGCTGTGGCCGTACCAAAAAGCAAGAAATTATTGCAATTGCAAGTTGACCTTGGCGAAGAAAAACCAAGACAAATTATCGCAGGGATCAAAGAATACTACAAACCAGAAGATCTCATCAATACTCAAATCACCGTTGTAGCAAACCTAAAACCCGCCAAAATTTTAGGACTACTGAGTGAAGGAATGTTGCTCGCAGCCAAAGATGCCAACGGTTTGACGCTCATCAGACCAGAAACTCCAAAAGACAATGGTTCCAGTGTTGGATGA
- the mobB gene encoding molybdopterin-guanine dinucleotide biosynthesis protein B has product MKYLAIAFSGPSDSGKTSLIVKVSNQLQKKYEIAIVKHDPSDKATFDQEGKDSWKFAQTGAEVLVVSETRTTFFSQRRKDLDEIIRTIGEFDLLMVEGLKTLPLPRISIFRNKIDESYFKYSNAIAIDDSINVNDYNIPEDITVLDLNDTDAIIDWVIKNAKKVK; this is encoded by the coding sequence ATGAAATATTTAGCAATAGCCTTTAGTGGCCCCTCAGATAGTGGAAAAACTTCTTTGATCGTCAAGGTCTCGAATCAATTACAAAAAAAGTATGAGATTGCCATCGTCAAACATGATCCTTCTGATAAAGCAACCTTTGACCAAGAGGGAAAAGACAGCTGGAAATTTGCACAAACTGGTGCTGAAGTTTTGGTCGTTTCAGAGACGCGAACGACATTCTTTTCACAAAGAAGAAAAGATCTTGATGAAATTATTAGAACAATTGGTGAATTTGACCTTTTGATGGTGGAAGGCTTAAAAACACTCCCTCTTCCAAGAATATCGATTTTTAGAAACAAAATTGATGAGAGTTATTTTAAATATTCTAATGCCATTGCTATTGATGATAGTATCAATGTCAATGATTATAATATACCTGAAGATATCACCGTTTTGGATTTAAACGATACCGATGCCATCATAGACTGGGTGATAAAAAACGCAAAAAAAGTTAAATAA
- a CDS encoding MotA/TolQ/ExbB proton channel family protein, which translates to MIAPQESSSCLPNFFVILSIPLIIFLSTLLAYFGLIPLKVEIHTLIMIGFIFFIFIFFIKHNANYAACSFRNSFYDIGTQLQEYLNKNLLQIGESKKSLSSIDSFLESYNSNLRNDNFSSIATTVFPMLGILGTFISIAMSMPDFSAQDTAALDHEITILLSGVGTAFYVSIYGIFLSLWWIFFEKRGISKLESTMKYITSLYSKYVWSQNELDAYKYGSRQLENQHLIQALGEVFTTDKVKALNEDYLNNFKQIVETTSTSFSTIADKMDRTATAVLATIEQINASSDSIAATQNLGQSIQDFIAATQGLDQTISAIDNKLNSRVNTTFERIDKELSDVIIKLSDFAYLLDGHNEKILQNLEEYHREILKKFKR; encoded by the coding sequence TTGATTGCACCACAAGAATCCTCAAGTTGTCTTCCTAATTTCTTTGTTATTTTATCAATTCCACTTATAATATTTCTATCAACTCTATTGGCATATTTTGGACTCATTCCGTTAAAAGTTGAAATCCATACTCTTATCATGATAGGTTTCATCTTTTTTATATTTATCTTTTTTATCAAACACAATGCCAATTATGCTGCGTGTAGTTTCAGAAACTCATTTTACGATATCGGTACGCAATTGCAAGAGTACTTGAATAAAAATTTACTTCAAATCGGAGAAAGTAAAAAATCACTCTCGAGTATCGATAGCTTTTTGGAATCTTACAATAGTAACCTCAGAAATGACAATTTTTCGAGTATTGCTACGACCGTTTTCCCGATGTTGGGAATTTTAGGTACGTTTATCTCTATCGCTATGTCGATGCCGGATTTTTCAGCCCAAGACACTGCCGCACTCGATCATGAGATTACGATTTTACTCAGTGGTGTCGGGACAGCATTTTATGTTTCTATTTATGGTATTTTCTTATCACTGTGGTGGATATTTTTTGAAAAAAGAGGTATCAGTAAACTTGAATCCACGATGAAATATATCACATCACTCTATTCCAAATATGTTTGGAGCCAAAACGAACTCGATGCGTATAAATATGGGAGTAGACAACTTGAAAATCAACATCTCATTCAAGCTTTAGGCGAGGTTTTTACAACCGATAAAGTCAAAGCACTCAATGAAGATTATCTCAACAATTTTAAGCAAATTGTCGAAACAACATCAACCTCTTTTTCTACAATCGCCGACAAAATGGATCGTACTGCCACGGCTGTATTGGCCACAATAGAACAAATCAACGCTTCGAGTGATTCGATTGCGGCGACACAAAATCTGGGTCAATCGATACAAGATTTTATCGCCGCAACCCAAGGTTTGGATCAAACAATCTCTGCTATTGATAACAAATTAAACAGCCGTGTCAACACAACATTTGAGAGAATTGACAAGGAACTCTCCGATGTCATCATCAAACTCTCAGATTTTGCCTACCTTTTAGATGGACACAATGAAAAAATATTGCAAAATCTGGAAGAGTATCATCGAGAAATCCTCAAGAAATTCAAGAGATAA
- a CDS encoding class 1 fructose-bisphosphatase, whose product MNEIYEAIKTSAIRIRELIEYDDTGYSSSINTTGDTQLKIDIKSDLVIEEEFRKIPSIKEIISEEKENKTSLHDNGIYTIGYDPLDGSSLIDVDLSVGSIFGIYEGGSNGAHLKAAVYVVYGPRVELVIAESDVKMYRLNQKNEFVYMHDIKLKEKGKLNAPGGTQQGWSKSHKKLIDDIFQDGYRLRYSGGMVPDLHQILLKGGGLFSYPGTTDVPKGKLRMIFEVFPFAFVFEQAGGAAINDKNQRILDLVPSHPHDTTPCFFGSKKEIERVMACYE is encoded by the coding sequence ATGAATGAGATATATGAAGCAATCAAAACATCAGCGATTCGAATACGAGAATTAATCGAATACGATGATACGGGCTACTCTTCAAGCATCAATACGACAGGGGACACCCAACTAAAAATCGATATCAAAAGTGATCTTGTTATCGAAGAAGAGTTTCGCAAAATTCCTTCTATCAAAGAAATCATCAGCGAAGAAAAAGAGAATAAAACCTCCCTTCATGATAATGGTATTTATACCATTGGATACGATCCATTAGACGGCTCGAGCCTTATTGATGTCGATTTAAGTGTGGGATCCATCTTTGGAATTTATGAAGGCGGATCCAATGGTGCCCATCTCAAAGCCGCAGTTTATGTGGTGTATGGTCCCCGAGTTGAGCTAGTCATCGCCGAATCAGATGTCAAAATGTACCGACTCAATCAAAAGAATGAATTTGTCTATATGCACGACATCAAACTCAAAGAAAAAGGCAAATTAAATGCACCCGGTGGCACCCAACAAGGGTGGTCAAAATCCCACAAGAAACTTATCGATGATATTTTCCAAGATGGTTACAGATTGCGATATTCCGGAGGTATGGTGCCAGATTTACACCAAATCTTACTCAAAGGTGGTGGATTATTTTCCTATCCAGGAACCACGGATGTTCCCAAAGGAAAATTGAGGATGATTTTTGAAGTATTCCCTTTTGCTTTTGTTTTTGAGCAAGCAGGAGGCGCTGCTATCAATGATAAAAATCAGAGAATCTTAGATTTAGTACCGTCCCATCCTCATGATACTACGCCATGTTTTTTCGGCTCAAAAAAAGAGATAGAAAGAGTTATGGCCTGCTATGAGTAA